The Rana temporaria chromosome 4, aRanTem1.1, whole genome shotgun sequence genome contains a region encoding:
- the LOC120937982 gene encoding calmodulin-like, whose amino-acid sequence MASESEQTEEDIRETLRSIDTDGDGYIGAKDLHYIMETYGELLTDEEVNNMIGERDIDEDSLIACEELIDPIKNLLEKKKKEQENKSTTSKD is encoded by the exons ATGGCAAGTGAATCGGAACAAACAGAGGAGGATATAAGAGAAACATTGCGTTCAATTGACACG GATGGTGACGGCTACATTGGTGCTAAAGACCTTCATTATATTATGGAAACCTATGGTGAGCTATTAACAGATGAAGAGGTTAATAACATGATCGGGGAAAGAGATATTGATGAAGATAGTTTAATAGCTTGCGAAG AATTGATTGATCCGATTAAAAACctacttgaaaaaaagaaaaaagaacaggAAAACAAAAGCACCACATCtaaagattg A